The proteins below are encoded in one region of Paenibacillus albus:
- a CDS encoding class II fructose-bisphosphate aldolase gives MPLISSTDMLHRAREGRYAVAAFNVHTLEMLQAVTEAAEEMQSPLIIQSTVGTVKHLGPDYIAAAATVAANRTGLPIALHLDHCTDFDIIVKCIRAGYTSVMIDASMLPFEENVSRTKKVMEVAYAAGVNVEAELGKVGGVEDDIVVADQDALLADPEECVAFMARTGVHTLAPAIGTAHGIYKGTPNIDFNRIAAIAELVTAPLVLHGGSGIPAEQVKLAVSLGMAKMNIATELRIAFSDAIKQVFAERPGENDPRTYMVPAKKAVKQLAIEKMQLCGCIGKAAPIQQR, from the coding sequence ATGCCGCTCATTTCATCTACCGACATGCTTCACAGAGCAAGAGAAGGCCGTTATGCCGTTGCCGCGTTCAATGTTCATACTTTGGAGATGCTTCAAGCTGTCACAGAAGCTGCCGAGGAGATGCAATCACCGCTCATCATCCAATCTACCGTAGGGACGGTGAAGCATCTCGGACCGGACTATATCGCCGCCGCCGCGACAGTCGCAGCGAACCGGACGGGCTTGCCGATTGCTCTGCATCTCGACCATTGCACAGATTTTGATATTATCGTCAAATGCATTCGAGCAGGCTATACTTCCGTTATGATTGATGCTTCGATGCTTCCCTTCGAGGAGAACGTGTCCCGCACGAAGAAGGTGATGGAGGTGGCGTATGCTGCCGGCGTCAACGTCGAAGCGGAGCTTGGCAAAGTAGGCGGCGTCGAAGATGACATCGTCGTAGCTGACCAGGATGCGCTGCTCGCCGACCCGGAGGAATGCGTGGCATTCATGGCCCGAACCGGCGTACATACGCTGGCGCCTGCGATTGGTACGGCGCATGGCATCTATAAAGGAACGCCGAACATTGATTTTAACCGCATCGCTGCGATTGCGGAGCTGGTAACGGCACCTCTCGTGCTGCATGGCGGCTCCGGCATTCCGGCCGAGCAAGTGAAGCTTGCCGTCTCGCTCGGCATGGCGAAGATGAACATTGCGACAGAGCTTCGTATCGCATTCTCGGATGCGATTAAGCAGGTATTCGCAGAGCGGCCGGGCGAGAACGATCCACGAACCTACATGGTGCCGGCGAAGAAAGCCGTTAAGCAGCTTGCCATCGAGAAGATGCAGCTCTGCGGCTGCATCGGCAAGGCTGCACCTATACAACAACGATAA
- a CDS encoding SIS domain-containing protein, translated as MSLTYEEIKQQYTALQLTYDYMLERRDAITEFVRAQGKHSVTFIGCGSSYTLSASAAFSFRLRSGFPASALAGGDLLLNADAYAPLLRDTLLIAPSRSGSTSEIVEAVRLLKAQGGDDASVPVLALSCVEDSALSIIADFTLTLPWAFDHSVCQTRTVTNLYAANLMLAAFLGDDEAVITDIGVAIAQGEAYMSRVEASIRAASDYVWTNAVILADGELNGLAAEGAIALTEIAKVQAHAYHLLDVRHGPMVTIGPDTLVIAHLTNQGAEHQRKLMQDIRARGARIIAFGDATMTIGQPDVELAFTAASPLALPVQGIPFLFIPQIVALGSAERQGFNPDQPDGLTAWVKL; from the coding sequence ATGAGCTTGACCTATGAGGAAATCAAACAGCAATACACCGCCTTACAGCTAACCTACGATTATATGCTGGAACGCCGAGATGCAATTACCGAGTTCGTCCGCGCACAAGGGAAACATTCCGTGACGTTCATTGGCTGCGGCTCGAGTTACACGTTAAGCGCATCGGCCGCATTCTCGTTCCGCCTGCGGAGTGGATTCCCTGCTTCCGCACTCGCCGGCGGCGATCTGCTGCTCAACGCCGATGCCTATGCGCCCTTGCTTCGCGATACGCTGCTCATCGCGCCTTCCCGCTCGGGCTCGACAAGCGAAATTGTCGAGGCCGTGCGCCTGCTGAAGGCTCAGGGTGGCGACGATGCTTCCGTCCCCGTGCTTGCACTCTCCTGCGTGGAGGATTCGGCACTTTCGATAATCGCCGATTTCACCTTAACGCTGCCATGGGCATTCGATCACAGCGTGTGCCAGACGAGAACCGTTACGAACTTATACGCCGCGAATCTCATGCTCGCGGCATTTCTAGGCGATGACGAAGCTGTCATCACCGATATCGGTGTAGCGATTGCCCAGGGCGAAGCCTACATGAGCCGCGTCGAGGCTTCCATTCGGGCAGCGAGCGATTATGTTTGGACGAATGCGGTCATCCTCGCCGACGGGGAGCTGAACGGGCTTGCCGCCGAAGGCGCTATTGCGCTGACAGAGATCGCCAAAGTGCAGGCGCATGCCTACCACCTGCTGGACGTCCGCCATGGTCCGATGGTGACGATTGGTCCAGATACGCTCGTCATTGCGCATCTAACCAATCAAGGTGCCGAGCATCAGCGCAAGCTCATGCAGGATATTCGCGCTCGCGGCGCTAGAATCATCGCATTCGGCGATGCGACAATGACGATCGGGCAGCCGGATGTCGAGCTCGCTTTTACTGCAGCGTCACCGCTCGCTCTTCCGGTGCAAGGGATCCCGTTCCTGTTCATCCCGCAGATCGTTGCTCTCGGCAGCGCGGAGCGGCAGGGCTTCAACCCGGATCAGCCGGATGGGCTGACCGCTTGGGTGAAGCTGTAG
- a CDS encoding ABC transporter substrate-binding protein: MFKKKKLHLAIMLSVLSLTLFGCGSTNNNNAANTAADTAPDNSSSTSNASSSANNSAANEAANSAANSADQASPRTVDDDAGHKVSIPANPQRVLAPYLEDALLSLGVTPVAQWSAGELLLKYLQPQLKDVPKLDFINLPPEQIASFTPDLFILPFAVRAENGAYDQFAKVSPTYVFQDATKDWRKTLLTLGDLLNKTDQANEALKNYDAKMADIKQSLQDKLARKSAAIMLISDKSFSLMQDQTYSGNVLYGTLGFQAPAEAKGNDWKELSLEVLPDLKADYIFLMQVDGADPLQNKDFASIYSTSVWKNLQAVKDGHVFAVDRDYWINTGLIANEKVAESVQKLVAN, translated from the coding sequence ATGTTTAAAAAGAAAAAGCTTCATCTCGCGATTATGCTGAGTGTATTATCTCTGACTCTGTTTGGCTGCGGCAGCACAAACAACAACAACGCTGCCAATACAGCAGCAGACACAGCGCCAGATAACTCTTCTTCAACTTCAAACGCTTCATCATCAGCAAATAATTCGGCGGCGAACGAGGCGGCAAACAGTGCGGCAAACAGTGCAGATCAAGCATCGCCTCGCACCGTCGATGACGACGCTGGCCACAAGGTTAGCATTCCTGCCAATCCGCAGCGGGTTCTTGCCCCATATCTTGAGGATGCACTGCTCTCGCTTGGCGTTACGCCTGTTGCTCAGTGGTCGGCGGGCGAGCTTCTGCTGAAGTATTTGCAGCCGCAGCTGAAAGATGTTCCTAAGCTGGACTTTATCAACCTGCCTCCGGAACAAATCGCCAGCTTCACGCCTGACCTGTTCATACTTCCGTTTGCAGTTCGTGCGGAGAATGGCGCTTACGATCAATTCGCCAAAGTCTCCCCGACTTACGTCTTCCAGGATGCGACGAAGGATTGGAGAAAGACGCTGCTCACCCTTGGCGATCTGTTGAACAAGACGGACCAAGCGAATGAGGCTCTGAAGAATTACGATGCCAAGATGGCTGACATCAAGCAAAGCCTGCAAGACAAGCTAGCCAGAAAATCAGCAGCGATTATGCTAATTTCCGATAAGTCGTTTTCCCTGATGCAGGATCAGACCTACAGCGGCAATGTCCTATACGGAACACTTGGATTCCAGGCTCCTGCAGAAGCGAAAGGAAACGATTGGAAGGAGCTCTCTCTGGAGGTGCTTCCTGATCTAAAAGCTGATTATATCTTCTTGATGCAGGTAGATGGGGCCGATCCGCTTCAGAATAAAGATTTTGCTTCCATCTACAGCACTTCAGTATGGAAGAACTTGCAGGCCGTCAAGGATGGTCATGTGTTCGCCGTAGATCGTGATTATTGGATAAATACCGGTCTGATCGCGAATGAAAAAGTAGCGGAGAGCGTCCAGAAGCTCGTGGCCAACTAA